A single Actinomycetota bacterium DNA region contains:
- the rpsT gene encoding 30S ribosomal protein S20 has protein sequence MANIKSQIKRNRQNERRRLRNKAARSEIKTRVKSAVQVAEQGGDSAEALKLAIKRIDKAAAKGTIHKNQAANRKSRLMRRIAKAGAASS, from the coding sequence ATGGCCAACATCAAGAGCCAGATCAAGAGAAATCGCCAGAACGAGCGCCGACGCCTCCGCAACAAGGCGGCGCGCTCGGAGATCAAGACCCGCGTGAAGTCGGCTGTCCAGGTCGCCGAGCAGGGCGGTGACAGTGCCGAGGCCCTGAAGCTGGCCATCAAGCGCATCGACAAGGCGGCGGCCAAGGGCACGATCCACAAGAACCAGGCGGCCAACCGCAAGTCACGTCTCATGCGCCGCATAGCCAAGGCAGGAGCGGCCTCGTCCTGA